In Pseudoxanthomonas indica, the following are encoded in one genomic region:
- a CDS encoding acyl-CoA dehydrogenase, which produces MSILAPFLAFLLVGAFAAYHRLRLAYWAAITATLLVACWLLGANPTATIIAAVIVALIALPLLIPAIRKPLITAPLLTFYRKILPPLSQTERIALESGSVGFEGELFSGDPDWNALLSQPKPELTAEEQAFLDGPVEELCRMTNDWEITHIHADLPPAMWDFIKKNKFFGMIIPKEYGGLGFSALAHHKVIQKLASVSSVVSSTVGVPNSLGPGELLMHYGTEAQKDHYLPRLADGREVPCFGLTGPFAGSDATSIPDYGIVCEGDWDGAKVVGIKLTFDKRYITLAPVASIIGLAFRMYDPNGLLGDTRDLGITLALMPRETPGVEVGRRHFPLNSPFQNGPVRGHEVFLPLSQIIGEEKGIGEGWRMLSECLSIGRSITLPSTASGGAKMGAVVTGAYARIRKQFGLSVGRFEGVEEALARIAGKAYAISALSQATAAAVDRGEKPAVPSAIAKYHCTSMSRDVVKDVMDVVGGKGIILGPRNFVGRAWQASPIAITVEGANIMTRSLLIFGQGAILCHPWVLKEMKAAQNPDVAAGINEFDRNLFGHIGYAISNAVRSFWFGLTSSRIGAAPGDDYTRRFFRKMDRYSANLALMADISMLTLGGKLKFKESLSGRLGDVLSHLYMTSAVLKRYHDEGAPAADRTLLAWAVHDSVHQMELALSAALRNFPIRPIGWLMWALIFPLGRRAHAPGDRLGHRAAALLMTPNEARDRLASGVFTTPCENNPGGRIDSYLAKAVLAEPVERKFLKALKTKGIEALDFTSQLDEAVAESWITAEERKLLEELRAITLDTITVDDFDAHELRAASYYDRPQASDGSRAAA; this is translated from the coding sequence ATGAGCATCCTCGCCCCTTTCCTCGCCTTCCTGCTGGTGGGCGCATTCGCCGCCTACCACAGGTTGCGCCTGGCCTACTGGGCCGCGATCACGGCCACCCTGCTGGTGGCGTGCTGGCTGCTGGGCGCCAATCCCACGGCCACGATCATCGCCGCCGTCATCGTGGCGCTGATTGCATTGCCGCTGCTGATTCCGGCCATCCGCAAGCCGCTGATCACCGCGCCGCTGCTGACCTTCTACCGCAAGATCCTGCCGCCGCTGTCGCAGACCGAGCGCATCGCGCTGGAGTCGGGCTCGGTGGGTTTCGAGGGCGAGTTGTTTTCCGGTGATCCGGATTGGAATGCGCTGCTCTCGCAGCCGAAGCCGGAACTGACCGCCGAGGAGCAGGCGTTCCTCGATGGCCCGGTGGAAGAACTCTGTCGCATGACCAACGACTGGGAAATCACCCACATCCACGCAGATCTGCCGCCGGCGATGTGGGACTTCATCAAGAAGAACAAGTTCTTCGGCATGATCATTCCGAAGGAGTACGGCGGCCTGGGTTTCTCGGCGCTGGCGCACCACAAGGTGATCCAGAAGCTTGCTTCGGTCTCCAGCGTGGTCAGCTCCACCGTCGGCGTGCCCAATTCGCTCGGCCCGGGCGAACTGCTGATGCATTACGGCACCGAAGCGCAGAAGGATCATTACCTGCCGCGTCTGGCCGATGGCCGCGAAGTGCCCTGCTTTGGATTGACCGGTCCGTTTGCCGGTTCCGATGCCACCTCGATTCCCGACTACGGCATCGTCTGCGAAGGCGACTGGGACGGCGCCAAGGTGGTCGGCATCAAGCTGACCTTCGACAAGCGCTACATCACGCTGGCGCCGGTGGCGAGCATCATCGGCCTGGCTTTCCGCATGTACGACCCGAATGGTTTGCTGGGCGACACCCGTGACCTGGGCATCACCCTGGCGTTGATGCCGCGCGAAACGCCCGGCGTGGAAGTCGGTCGTCGCCATTTCCCGCTCAACTCGCCGTTCCAGAATGGACCGGTGCGCGGGCATGAAGTGTTCCTGCCGCTGTCGCAGATCATCGGCGAGGAGAAAGGCATCGGCGAAGGCTGGCGCATGCTCAGCGAGTGCCTGTCGATTGGCCGCTCGATCACCCTGCCCTCCACCGCCAGCGGCGGCGCCAAGATGGGCGCTGTGGTCACCGGCGCCTATGCGCGCATCCGCAAGCAGTTCGGCCTGTCGGTCGGCCGCTTCGAAGGCGTCGAAGAAGCATTGGCCCGCATCGCCGGCAAGGCCTACGCGATCAGCGCGCTGTCGCAGGCCACGGCCGCGGCCGTGGATCGCGGCGAAAAGCCGGCCGTGCCTTCGGCCATCGCCAAGTACCACTGCACCAGCATGAGCCGCGACGTGGTCAAGGACGTGATGGATGTAGTCGGTGGCAAGGGCATCATCCTGGGGCCGCGCAACTTCGTCGGCCGCGCCTGGCAGGCCTCGCCCATCGCCATCACGGTGGAAGGCGCCAACATCATGACCCGCAGCCTGCTGATCTTCGGCCAGGGTGCGATCCTCTGCCACCCGTGGGTGCTGAAGGAAATGAAGGCCGCGCAGAACCCCGACGTGGCCGCCGGCATCAACGAATTCGATCGCAACCTGTTCGGCCACATCGGCTATGCCATCTCCAACGCGGTGCGCTCGTTCTGGTTCGGCCTGACCTCGTCGCGCATCGGCGCCGCGCCCGGCGATGACTACACCCGCCGCTTCTTCCGCAAGATGGATCGCTACTCGGCCAACCTGGCGCTGATGGCCGACATCTCCATGCTCACCCTGGGCGGCAAGCTCAAGTTCAAGGAATCGCTGTCCGGGCGCCTGGGTGATGTGCTGAGCCACCTGTACATGACCAGCGCCGTGCTCAAGCGCTACCACGACGAAGGCGCGCCCGCCGCGGATCGCACGTTGCTGGCGTGGGCCGTGCACGACAGCGTCCATCAGATGGAACTGGCCTTGTCGGCCGCCCTGCGCAACTTCCCGATCCGTCCGATTGGCTGGTTGATGTGGGCGCTGATCTTCCCGCTGGGTCGCCGCGCCCATGCCCCGGGCGACCGCCTCGGCCACCGCGCTGCCGCCTTGCTGATGACGCCGAACGAAGCGCGCGATCGCCTGGCCAGCGGCGTGTTCACCACGCCGTGTGAAAACAATCCTGGTGGCCGCATCGACAGCTACCTAGCCAAGGCCGTGCTGGCCGAACCGGTCGAGCGCAAGTTCCTCAAGGCACTCAAGACCAAGGGCATCGAGGCGCTGGATTTCACCAGCCAGCTCGACGAAGCCGTGGCCGAAAGCTGGATCACCGCCGAAGAGCGCAAGCTGCTGGAAGAGCTGCGCGCGATTACCCTGGACACGATCACTGTGGACGACTTCGACGCCCACGAATTGCGCGCGGCCAGCTACTACGACCGCCCGCAAGCTAGCGACGGCTCACGCGCCGCCGCCTGA
- a CDS encoding hotdog fold domain-containing protein — protein sequence MSTDVLALYRGLASKPLGRWLFARLICWKAPYFASISPRIRLLEPNRGEASLRHRRKLTNHIGTVHAIALCNLAEFIGGLTTDVSLPASMRWIPKGMTVEYLKKATGTMHAVATPAFAPRAAEEGYELPMDVVINNELGEPVFRARIAMWVSPKGKR from the coding sequence ATGAGCACCGACGTACTCGCCCTGTACCGTGGACTGGCCTCCAAGCCACTCGGCCGCTGGCTGTTTGCACGCCTGATCTGCTGGAAGGCGCCCTACTTCGCCAGCATTTCGCCGCGCATCCGGTTGCTTGAACCCAATCGCGGCGAAGCCAGCCTCCGCCATCGCCGCAAGCTGACCAACCATATCGGCACGGTGCATGCGATCGCGCTGTGCAACCTGGCCGAGTTCATCGGCGGGCTGACCACCGATGTGAGCCTTCCCGCCTCCATGCGCTGGATACCCAAGGGCATGACGGTCGAGTACCTGAAAAAAGCCACCGGCACGATGCATGCGGTGGCGACACCGGCATTTGCTCCGCGGGCCGCCGAAGAAGGCTACGAGCTGCCCATGGATGTGGTGATCAACAACGAACTGGGCGAGCCGGTGTTCCGTGCCCGCATTGCCATGTGGGTATCGCCCAAGGGCAAGCGCTGA
- a CDS encoding DUF1304 domain-containing protein, producing MLIAVCLTVLVALLHVYFLVLEMFLWTRPLGLKTFRNSPDKAAATRVLAANQGLYNGFLAAGLLWGLATSQWNVVVFFLLCVVIAGAYGAWSVNKRIFFVQSVPAVAALAAILVG from the coding sequence ATGCTGATCGCCGTTTGCCTGACCGTGCTGGTCGCCTTGCTGCACGTGTACTTCCTGGTCCTGGAAATGTTCCTGTGGACCCGCCCGCTGGGCCTCAAGACGTTCCGCAACTCGCCCGACAAGGCGGCTGCCACGCGCGTACTGGCGGCCAACCAAGGCTTGTACAACGGCTTCCTGGCCGCGGGCCTGTTATGGGGCCTGGCGACGTCGCAGTGGAACGTGGTGGTGTTCTTCCTGCTTTGCGTCGTGATTGCCGGCGCTTACGGCGCGTGGAGCGTCAACAAGCGGATCTTCTTCGTGCAGAGCGTCCCCGCGGTTGCCGCCCTGGCGGCGATCCTGGTGGGCTGA
- a CDS encoding NTP/NDP exchange transporter: MSQMEGARGRAGRLQAALGESPPLIWAFVYFFCLLSGYYVLRPVREAMGASADVQQVFPPAMIAFFARHGVAVGELTLQILFTCTFLIMLVLQPVYGALVSRFPRRVFLPVVYGFFIATLLVFYVVFDSGLPGRGMAFFLWITVFNLFAVAVFWSFMADVFSNAEARKYYGYIGAAGTVGAFLGPFLTRTLVGSVGIANLMLVSAVFLSVCVICLLRLRLWAVRREQERKLVSGELPMGGEVLAGLKLIVREPLLRWLAVMVVFGVGVGTLLYNEQAAIVRRAFTDPAAATAYYATLDLAVNALTLVVQLSLTRLLMSRFGIAPALLIPGFAIIVGFSILAASPLPMLVAVVQVVTRASEFSLAKPARETIYTRVGREWRYKAGAAIDTVVYRGGDLSFVWLHKLLSAFGSQAVFAFGLLVAGGMTFGAWRLLREEARLPSERASANPAGTHAAAS; encoded by the coding sequence ATGAGCCAGATGGAAGGGGCGCGTGGGCGCGCGGGTCGATTGCAGGCCGCCCTGGGTGAGTCACCGCCGCTGATCTGGGCTTTTGTTTATTTCTTCTGCCTGCTGAGCGGTTACTACGTGCTGCGGCCGGTGCGCGAGGCGATGGGCGCCTCGGCGGATGTGCAGCAAGTGTTTCCGCCGGCGATGATCGCCTTCTTCGCGCGCCACGGCGTGGCCGTCGGTGAACTGACGCTGCAGATCCTTTTTACCTGCACCTTCCTGATCATGCTGGTGCTGCAACCGGTCTACGGCGCGCTGGTGAGTCGTTTCCCCCGCCGTGTGTTCCTGCCGGTGGTGTATGGCTTCTTCATCGCCACCTTGCTGGTGTTCTACGTGGTGTTCGACAGCGGTCTGCCAGGGCGCGGCATGGCGTTCTTCCTGTGGATTACGGTGTTCAACCTGTTTGCCGTGGCCGTGTTCTGGAGCTTCATGGCCGACGTCTTCAGTAACGCCGAGGCGCGCAAGTACTACGGCTACATCGGTGCGGCGGGAACGGTGGGCGCCTTTCTGGGGCCGTTCCTCACCCGTACTCTGGTGGGCAGCGTGGGCATCGCCAATCTGATGCTGGTCTCGGCTGTATTCCTGTCGGTCTGCGTGATCTGCCTGTTGCGTCTGCGCCTTTGGGCGGTGCGCCGCGAGCAGGAGCGCAAGCTGGTCAGCGGTGAGCTGCCGATGGGCGGCGAAGTGCTGGCGGGATTGAAGTTGATCGTCCGTGAGCCGTTGCTGCGTTGGCTGGCGGTGATGGTGGTCTTTGGCGTTGGCGTGGGAACGTTGTTGTACAACGAGCAGGCGGCCATCGTGCGGCGCGCCTTCACCGACCCGGCGGCGGCTACCGCGTACTACGCCACCCTGGATCTGGCCGTCAACGCGCTGACGTTGGTGGTGCAGTTGAGCCTGACGCGTTTGCTGATGTCGCGCTTTGGCATTGCGCCGGCCCTGCTGATCCCTGGCTTCGCCATCATCGTGGGCTTCTCGATCCTGGCGGCATCACCCTTGCCGATGCTGGTGGCGGTCGTGCAGGTGGTGACCCGCGCCAGCGAGTTCTCCCTGGCCAAGCCCGCGCGCGAGACCATTTACACCCGCGTGGGGCGCGAGTGGCGTTACAAAGCCGGCGCGGCCATCGACACGGTGGTCTATCGCGGTGGCGACCTGAGTTTCGTCTGGCTGCACAAACTGTTGTCGGCCTTCGGCTCGCAGGCGGTGTTCGCCTTCGGCCTGCTGGTGGCCGGCGGCATGACGTTCGGCGCCTGGCGCCTGCTGCGCGAGGAAGCGCGGTTGCCGTCCGAGCGTGCCAGCGCCAATCCGGCCGGGACGCACGCCGCCGCCTCGTGA
- a CDS encoding GMC family oxidoreductase — protein sequence MFDFIIIGAGSAGCVLANRLSEDPHCRVLLLEAGPRDWHPFIHMPAGLAKLVGNTSVNWNYDTAPEPQLNNRRLWWPRGKVLGGSSSINAMCYVRGLPADYDAWAAEGAEGWNWKQVLPYFKRSERNQRGASDLHGDAGPLFVADLRYTNPLSDAFIQAGLQAGYLHNDDFNGPEQQGFGYYQVTQKDGARCSAAVAYLQPARQRPNLKVVTGALVRHIIIEQGRAIGVSYAHRGQEVHAHADQEVLLSGGAINSPQLLMLSGIGPADHLRQHGVGVVMDLPQVGQNLQDHLDVCTLQHATQRITYDRASEIGAAYQYFLRGHRGPGSSNIAEAGAFIRSPLATDDRADLQLHFVPAMLDDHGRRRLKGDGYTVHACFLRPRSRGQLQLANADPRQPLRIEANYLSDAEGFDLRMMVQAAKVARDVLSQPAFDHVRGEPIFPCRHNLSDAELADFVRAKAETIYHPIGTCRMGNDEAAVVDPQLRVRGVAGLRVVDASVMPNLIGGNTNAPTMMLAERASDLIRGRALA from the coding sequence GTGTTCGACTTCATAATCATCGGTGCTGGCTCGGCCGGCTGTGTCCTGGCCAACCGGCTCAGTGAAGACCCCCACTGCCGCGTGTTGCTGCTGGAAGCGGGCCCGCGCGACTGGCATCCCTTCATCCACATGCCCGCCGGCCTGGCCAAACTGGTCGGCAACACTTCGGTCAACTGGAACTACGACACGGCGCCCGAGCCCCAGCTCAACAACCGGCGCCTGTGGTGGCCGCGCGGCAAGGTGCTGGGCGGTTCGAGCTCGATCAACGCGATGTGCTATGTGCGCGGCCTGCCAGCCGACTACGACGCCTGGGCTGCAGAAGGCGCCGAGGGCTGGAACTGGAAGCAGGTACTGCCTTACTTCAAGCGCTCCGAGCGCAATCAGCGCGGCGCAAGCGACCTGCATGGCGATGCCGGTCCGCTGTTCGTCGCTGATCTGCGCTACACCAATCCCCTGTCCGACGCCTTCATCCAGGCCGGCTTGCAAGCGGGCTACCTCCACAACGACGATTTCAACGGACCGGAGCAGCAGGGTTTTGGCTACTACCAGGTCACTCAGAAGGACGGTGCACGCTGTTCCGCGGCCGTGGCCTATCTGCAACCGGCGCGGCAACGCCCCAACCTGAAGGTGGTCACCGGCGCACTGGTTCGCCACATCATCATCGAACAAGGCCGCGCAATCGGCGTCTCCTATGCCCATCGCGGCCAGGAAGTTCACGCGCACGCGGACCAGGAGGTGCTGCTCAGCGGCGGCGCGATCAATTCGCCGCAGTTGCTGATGCTGTCGGGCATTGGCCCGGCCGATCACCTGCGCCAGCATGGCGTGGGCGTGGTGATGGACCTGCCACAGGTCGGACAGAACCTGCAGGACCACCTCGACGTCTGCACGCTGCAACATGCCACCCAGCGCATCACCTACGATCGCGCCAGCGAGATCGGCGCGGCCTACCAGTACTTCCTGCGCGGACATCGCGGTCCTGGCAGCAGCAACATCGCCGAAGCCGGCGCCTTCATCCGTTCGCCGCTGGCCACCGATGATCGCGCTGATCTGCAGCTGCACTTTGTCCCGGCCATGCTGGATGATCACGGTCGTCGTCGCCTCAAGGGTGACGGTTATACGGTGCATGCGTGCTTCCTGCGCCCGCGCAGTCGTGGCCAGTTGCAGTTGGCCAACGCCGACCCGCGCCAGCCACTGCGCATCGAGGCGAATTACCTGAGCGATGCCGAGGGCTTTGATCTGCGCATGATGGTGCAGGCAGCCAAGGTGGCGCGCGATGTGCTGTCCCAGCCGGCGTTCGATCATGTTCGCGGCGAACCGATCTTCCCCTGCCGCCACAATCTGTCCGATGCCGAACTGGCCGACTTCGTGCGGGCCAAGGCCGAGACTATCTACCACCCCATCGGCACCTGCCGGATGGGCAACGACGAAGCGGCGGTGGTCGACCCGCAATTGCGCGTGCGTGGTGTCGCAGGGCTGCGCGTTGTCGACGCTTCGGTGATGCCCAATCTCATCGGCGGCAACACCAATGCACCGACGATGATGCTGGCAGAGCGTGCCAGCGATCTGATCCGGGGACGCGCGCTTGCCTGA
- a CDS encoding serine hydrolase domain-containing protein, which yields MKKKVSRRQLGPLRFGLLGLLIPLTLVSTAQTPPSTGEIHGQVANVHALAAASTTSSTGMATAATALAPGFDVARFEMMAQQLTLGERIPGMALAIVHNGKVLTAKGYGVTDVSAPQAIDSHTVFRLASLSKAFAGTLAGLLVNDGSLRWDSKVADYVPNFHLSDPAATQRVTVADLLSHRVGLRAHNAFDRDIEGNADYYTVAQKLSSAPMTCLPGQCYAYQNVAFSLFGDVVFASTGGFYEQAVDRRIFKPLGMNDASLGLAGIENSARWARPHVRSRNGWVAMMPKPTYYRLAPAAGVNASISDMAQWLVAQTGHRPDVLPAPMLATLHAPLVSTPGEMRAGWRRDRIYSASYALGWRVFDYSRHPVIFHAGAVQGYRGMVALLPERDLGIAILWNSDSAAPSGLLPTILDQAMGLPPQQWLDTPLDTSDLLMADSPQPANDSGTAASQATASPR from the coding sequence ATGAAGAAGAAGGTGTCTCGGCGGCAATTGGGCCCGCTCCGGTTCGGACTGCTTGGGCTGCTGATCCCGCTGACCCTGGTGTCCACCGCACAGACGCCTCCCAGCACCGGCGAGATCCATGGCCAGGTCGCCAACGTGCATGCACTGGCCGCAGCCTCGACCACAAGCAGCACCGGCATGGCCACTGCGGCCACCGCATTGGCGCCCGGCTTCGATGTCGCGCGCTTTGAAATGATGGCCCAGCAGCTGACCTTGGGCGAACGCATCCCGGGCATGGCGCTGGCCATCGTCCACAACGGCAAGGTGTTGACCGCCAAGGGCTACGGCGTCACCGATGTCAGTGCACCGCAGGCCATCGACTCGCACACCGTGTTCCGCCTGGCCTCGTTGTCCAAGGCGTTTGCCGGCACGCTGGCGGGTCTGCTGGTCAACGACGGCTCGCTGCGTTGGGACAGCAAGGTGGCCGATTACGTACCCAACTTCCATCTGAGTGATCCGGCCGCCACCCAGCGCGTGACCGTGGCTGACCTGTTGAGTCATCGCGTCGGCCTGCGTGCCCATAACGCCTTCGATCGCGATATCGAAGGCAATGCCGACTACTACACGGTTGCGCAGAAGCTGTCCTCTGCGCCGATGACCTGCCTGCCGGGCCAGTGCTATGCCTACCAGAACGTCGCTTTCAGCCTGTTCGGCGATGTCGTGTTCGCCTCCACCGGTGGCTTCTACGAACAAGCCGTGGACCGGCGCATCTTCAAGCCGCTGGGCATGAACGACGCCAGCCTGGGATTGGCCGGCATCGAGAACAGCGCGCGTTGGGCGCGTCCGCATGTGCGCAGCCGCAATGGCTGGGTGGCGATGATGCCCAAGCCCACCTATTACCGCCTGGCGCCTGCCGCCGGCGTCAATGCCAGCATCAGCGACATGGCGCAATGGCTGGTCGCACAAACGGGCCATCGCCCCGACGTCCTGCCGGCTCCCATGCTGGCCACATTGCATGCGCCGCTGGTGTCCACGCCGGGCGAGATGCGTGCCGGCTGGCGCCGTGATCGCATCTACTCAGCCAGCTATGCGCTGGGTTGGCGTGTGTTCGACTATTCGCGCCATCCGGTGATCTTCCACGCCGGTGCCGTGCAGGGCTATCGCGGCATGGTCGCACTGCTGCCCGAGCGCGACCTGGGCATCGCCATCCTCTGGAACAGCGACAGCGCCGCGCCTTCTGGTCTACTGCCGACGATCCTGGACCAGGCCATGGGCTTGCCGCCGCAGCAGTGGCTGGATACGCCGTTGGACACCAGCGACCTGCTGATGGCCGATTCGCCGCAGCCGGCCAACGACAGCGGCACCGCCGCGAGCCAAGCGACGGCTTCGCCGCGCTAG
- a CDS encoding SRPBCC family protein codes for MKFLKWTLALLALLGVVLVGGSLVLPADTRVERSVLIERPTAEVFATLNSFRRFNEWSPWFGADPQAKYEYTGPAEGVGAGMQWSGNRAVGSGSQKILESQPNQKIVVALDFGGSAATATYLLSPEGSGTRVTWRFETRHGYNPLNRWMGLLFEKMIGGDFERGLGSLKHLLERPSS; via the coding sequence ATGAAATTTCTGAAGTGGACGTTGGCCTTGCTGGCCCTGCTGGGTGTGGTGTTGGTGGGCGGCAGCCTGGTCCTGCCGGCAGACACCCGGGTGGAGCGCAGCGTGCTGATTGAGCGCCCGACGGCGGAGGTGTTCGCCACGTTGAACTCGTTCCGTCGGTTCAACGAATGGTCGCCCTGGTTCGGGGCTGACCCGCAGGCAAAGTACGAGTACACCGGCCCGGCCGAAGGCGTGGGCGCGGGCATGCAATGGTCGGGCAATCGCGCGGTCGGCAGCGGCAGCCAGAAAATCCTGGAGAGCCAGCCCAACCAGAAGATCGTGGTGGCGTTGGACTTCGGCGGTTCGGCGGCGACCGCCACCTATCTGCTGAGCCCGGAAGGGAGCGGCACCCGCGTTACGTGGCGCTTCGAGACCCGGCACGGCTACAACCCGCTCAATCGTTGGATGGGGCTGCTATTCGAGAAGATGATCGGCGGCGACTTCGAGCGTGGCCTGGGCTCGCTCAAGCATCTGCTTGAGCGACCGTCTTCTTGA
- the gcvH gene encoding glycine cleavage system protein GcvH gives MSEIPGDLKFLKSHEWARVENSGRVTVGISDHAQGLLGDLVYVELPNVGDRVEAGNASAVVESVKAASDVYSPVTGKVVEVNSALADKPETINEDAYGEGWIFVVEAEEPDQLNELLAPDDYAQLLEDEDH, from the coding sequence ATGAGCGAGATTCCTGGCGATCTCAAATTCCTGAAGTCCCACGAATGGGCCCGCGTCGAAAACAGCGGCCGCGTCACGGTTGGCATTTCCGACCATGCGCAGGGTCTGCTGGGCGACCTGGTCTATGTCGAACTGCCCAACGTGGGCGACCGTGTCGAAGCCGGCAACGCCAGCGCGGTGGTGGAATCGGTCAAGGCCGCTTCCGACGTCTACAGCCCGGTGACTGGCAAGGTTGTCGAGGTCAACTCGGCGCTGGCCGACAAGCCCGAGACCATCAATGAAGACGCCTACGGCGAGGGCTGGATTTTTGTGGTCGAGGCCGAAGAGCCGGACCAGCTCAACGAATTGCTGGCGCCCGACGACTATGCCCAGCTGCTGGAAGACGAAGACCACTGA
- the gcvT gene encoding glycine cleavage system aminomethyltransferase GcvT: MTSKTILNETHRAQGAKMVDFGGWDMPIHYGSQIEEHHQVRRDAGMFDVSHMTVVDLHGERVRAFLRHLLANSVDKLKARGKALYSCMLDANGGVIDDLIVYFMDESFFRLVVNAATRDKDLAWIQQQAQAFGVQVKERPEFAMVAVQGPSARQRVVGLLRAEDRAAAEKVGRFAAVEVQSADGIPLFLARTGYTGEDGFEIVLPEQNAVTFWNALAQAGVKPAGLGARDTLRLEAGMNLYGQDMDESVSPYEAALAWTVALDAERDFIGRGVLEQQKADGAPRQMIALVMDEKGVLRHGQKVLTDQGEGEILSGTFSPTLGKAIAFARVPTGAPGAVRVDIRGKEVPVRVVKFPFVRDGQAQPGVLED, translated from the coding sequence ATGACCAGCAAGACCATCCTCAACGAAACCCACCGCGCCCAGGGCGCGAAGATGGTCGACTTTGGCGGCTGGGACATGCCGATCCACTACGGCTCGCAGATCGAGGAGCACCACCAGGTGCGTCGCGACGCCGGCATGTTCGACGTCAGCCACATGACCGTGGTGGATCTGCACGGCGAGCGCGTCCGTGCGTTTCTGCGCCATCTGCTCGCCAATTCCGTGGACAAGCTCAAGGCCCGGGGCAAGGCGCTCTACTCGTGCATGCTCGACGCCAACGGCGGCGTCATCGATGACCTGATTGTCTATTTCATGGACGAGTCGTTCTTCCGGCTGGTGGTCAATGCGGCCACCCGCGACAAGGATCTGGCCTGGATCCAGCAGCAGGCGCAGGCGTTTGGCGTGCAGGTGAAAGAGCGCCCGGAGTTCGCGATGGTCGCGGTGCAGGGCCCGAGCGCGCGTCAGCGCGTGGTGGGCCTGTTGCGTGCCGAAGACCGTGCCGCCGCGGAGAAGGTGGGTCGGTTCGCGGCCGTGGAAGTCCAGAGCGCGGACGGCATTCCGTTGTTCCTGGCTCGCACCGGGTACACCGGCGAGGACGGCTTCGAAATCGTGCTGCCCGAGCAGAATGCGGTGACCTTCTGGAACGCATTGGCGCAGGCCGGGGTCAAGCCCGCTGGCCTGGGCGCGCGCGACACCCTGCGCCTGGAAGCGGGCATGAATCTTTACGGCCAGGACATGGACGAGTCGGTGTCGCCTTACGAAGCCGCGCTGGCCTGGACGGTCGCGCTGGATGCGGAACGCGACTTCATCGGACGCGGCGTGCTGGAGCAGCAGAAGGCCGATGGCGCACCGCGGCAGATGATTGCCCTGGTGATGGACGAGAAGGGCGTGCTGCGCCACGGGCAGAAGGTACTGACTGACCAGGGCGAAGGCGAAATCCTGTCCGGTACTTTCTCGCCCACGCTGGGCAAGGCCATCGCCTTCGCACGTGTGCCGACCGGCGCGCCGGGCGCGGTGCGCGTGGACATCCGCGGCAAGGAAGTGCCGGTGCGTGTGGTCAAGTTCCCCTTCGTACGCGACGGCCAGGCGCAGCCCGGCGTGCTGGAAGATTGA